Part of the Portunus trituberculatus isolate SZX2019 chromosome 46, ASM1759143v1, whole genome shotgun sequence genome, TTTCCTTTTTACGACCAGCTTCGGATGAAGAGATGGGGCTATGGGAAGTAGCCTTCTTCTGAGCCATCCTGTCTCTTACTAATGCTTAGAGTAGAATAGTTAAGCAAACAGCCTCAGGTTGCTGTTTGAACCTCCTTTGTATTTctacattccttctcttcctcctcctcctcctcctcctcctcctcctcctcctcctcctcctcctcctcctcctcctcctcctcctcctcctcctcctcctcctcctcctcctcctcctcctcttcctcctcctcttcctctttctctcacttgtgGAAATTTCCATtcaccaaaggaaaaaaatgtaatcccATAAAATATCATCGACAGTGGCACATGAttaagtgtagtagtagtggtagtggtagtggtagtggtagtggtagtagtagtagtaatagtaatcatAGAAATCTATAAtattaatagaagtagtagcagcagtaacaacaacaacaacagcaacagcagcagcattacaTTCACACAATTAGTTTCCGGGAACGCTGGTTACGTGGCGTAATGTGTGTTGGTACGTGGTAGTTGCATGGTGGGTGCGTAATGTAGGTATATGGCAGAGATGAGGGCACAAAGGGGCTGGGGGGTTGTTGAAGACTTGAGTCTACAAGACAATCGCTCAGTCCCACCACCCTGTCAGGTCCAAGGGCGGGGAGAATTCCTTTCTAGTGGTGTTCCTCACCCACCTGTCTTCTCCATCACAATATAGGTCCGGTGTCTCAAGCGCCTCGATATGATGTCTTATCAGGGTTGTCTCAACTAATTTTGAGCCAGTTATAGAAATAggagtggaagttattagggaTTTTCGagattgtcttttttatttatcatttattttttgtgtgcttTTTATATAGTTTAAGCAAGAGTCTTTACCAGTGATGTGAAAAGAAACACCTACGAGAATCTgtttaatcatctctgtggcttttgaaaatagtccttaCGGGAATACAAAACTCTTAGAAATACAGGTTTTTAAGAATAACGCCTGTCATGCCCAGCAAATTAAGCTGGAGCCTTCTTTTTTATGACGGAAGTGTGCGATGACTACAAAGTTCTGCGTTGGGTGAGATCAAAATCGTTTGGAGTCGCATCTGGACAGTTCAGAGGCGAAGAAACTACTGGAATGAAGAGGTACGAAGACTTCTGGTGACGATAACTCTATGTAGTACATGGGAAGAACATCACTGAGCAGGAAAATCTTTTTTGTGCACCACGGTGCGAGGAGTCGCTTATAAGAATGAAACACCAGCAGAGGAAGATGCTGGAATAAGATGATCACGAGACAACAGCTCATGATGATTATAGATATTAACAATAACCAATGCATAAGAACATCACCAAGAAGGAAGGTCCTTGTAGTGCACAGCTGGGCCGGGAGTCGCTTCTAGGAAGGAGAATACCACCACCAGGCTTCAGCTCAAAGGAGTGCGCCACACCAAGGCCTGGGAACCACTGGGTGCTGGAGACTGAGGCAGTGACCTCTGACCTCTCTGTAACAAAAgacgggatgtgtgtgtgtgtgtgtgtgtgtgtgtgtgtgtgtgtgtgtgtagaggaagtACCCGAGGGAAGCTAATCAGATATGCTAGAGTGTAGAAACTgtagatagtaaaaaaaaaaaaaaaaaaaaaagaaagaaagacgagaatgaggcaggagatgaaagagaagaggaaaaggaggaaataaatatgcCATGACAACGTCTTGAAAATTCAAAGAAGCATATAATTGCCGTCCTTTGCAGCACACTTTATTGTTCAGgtacaggagaagcactgaaggGTCTTACTGGGCCGGGAGTCAGTGCAAGGTCACTACTACTCCAGTAAAAAAATGCCCTCGAATCATTATATGAACCGATAGTAATAATGCCGCTGGAATTCAATTAGTCACGAGGATAGAAAGTCATTAACAGTAGTTATTAGTTATTTGTGAAAGTAGAGGATGAAAGATgtttaaaattaataataaatgcCGATAACGAGTAGAAAGCAGGAATCAAGAAAGTCACATAGCTCGAAAATCAGCTATATAAATCAGTTATCAGCAAACGAAGTCAAAAATAGTAGAAGTTGGGAATCAGTCAAAGGCATCAGGAACCATTCATTAACACAAGTAGTAGAGGCCATGCAGCAATCAGCGTTAGAAGTCAAGCTTCATCAGTAGTAAAGGTCGAGATCCTTGATGCCGTCAGCGCCAACTAGCAACGCCAGTACTTCGTCGGCAACATCAGAACCGGAACCAGAGCCGGGGAACCCAGAGAGGTTAAACTGATTCAGGTTGGCACGAATGTCATGCTTGAGGCAGGCGGCGAGACGCTTCCTCTTTTCGCACTTGAGGAAAAACATGAGGCGGTGGAGCCGTGCGTGGAGCGGCGAATGGTACTCCTGCTCTAGAGGCAGACCTTCCTGGGAGAAGATAAAGGGTAAATGATAGAGTTATGACCTTGAAATAAAGATATCATAGTGTTAACTtcagttggagagagagagaaagagagagagagagagagagagagagagagagagagagagagagagagagagagagagaaccgttgATGTTGGGCGGGGTCATAACAAGTAGACTAAGTATCACATTGATTAGACCAGACGAAACgtagtggatctctctctctctctctctctctctctctctctctctctctctgtgtgtgtgtgtgtgtgtgtgtgtgtgtgtgtgtgtcgtaagcAAGGAAGAACTGAGGAAACAATTGATTCCCTAAAGTTGTGTTGTGCATTATCCATTAGAATATGCCATCAACATAATAGGAATTGTGTAAAAAAATGTTGGCTGGATGTgagtgaaaattaatgaaaaacatGCACAAGAGAATATATTAGATTGGtcttctcctgtgtgtgtgtgtgtgtgtgtgtgtgtgtgtgtgtgtgtgtgtgtgtgagtacgtaCCGAAGCCTCGTGGCAGTAGTATATGTTCTGAATGAGGTCTATCTTTAGCTGGTCGTCGGGGATGGTCAAGTAGTAGTGGTTTACGAAGGAGTCTTGCTTCACTCTAAGTTCCTCATCGATCTGAAACACGCAGCAGCAATGCATCACTTCACCTAGTCTtacttaaggcgggttcacacgtgtcaatttgcGACGGAAAGTTTATGtcagtagagtttccgactcaaaaTCGGTGCCTACCGACTGAAGAAACCAgtcacaaaacaagaccaacattttGGTCTTGTTAGTCGATTTCCAACTTTGTTTACGTCGTGACggcacggagtaagctttgaaaatgtggtctcctggtatagagaagatgaggtgagggaaaaagaacacatctgggatcccagaaatgaattatacagtaaaaaaaaaaagcttgcgcaaattgtcgttcgacgaaataggtGCCACTCAaaaagaactgtttccctcaatgcagggtgttgttggaggtgaggattgaagacttgtcaggatttaatttgatcgtaaTAGTACATAGTCTTCTTAATAtcaacaattttcttatgagaaatgtaggctaaaCCGACGTAGAATTTCATTTGCGTGTGAACCCATCTTTAGGACAATATTAAGAacataataacataaaaaagagggaagctgcaagaggccactaggcctatacgtggcaatccctgtatgagcaaagctacctaattccatctatcatcccgattctgaaacatttctgcgACGCACTTCACTAAACTCAAAACTGAAGTGAAACGGGTTTTCgtaggtgttttcatggttatgGGGACATATCAATTAATGAAATTTCTAGGTTACTAACAGAAGCACTCTTAAGAATCCGGTTTATCATCTCTGTAATTTTGAAATATAGTCATGATGAgatagcaaagcgtttctgaatactggcttTTGCTTTAACCTAATTTTACCTTAATTTACCTGGCCTGACTTGATCTTACATGACCTTACTTTGCTTTACCTTATtttacttcacctaacctaattctaCCTCACCTAATCTTACTTAACTTTACCCCATCttgccttcttttattttcctctcctctctttttttcatatctctttctttctttctctcttctttcccttccatttacctttctcttctgtcttcctctcctccctttaagCAACCTggctttctctttcgttttcctctcctccacttcttccacttctccatctcttccgtctttctttcctcttccatttcttccacttccttttctcttctatatttccttccccttcccctttttctgtcgtcttttctcttctttctctgcttcATCTTCAGTCACTCACCCTCTACAAGTAAGGATCATTACTTTTGAGGCATCCCAGTCCTCTCATTCATCTGTAACACTCAACCTTATCTCCTTtgcattctctttctttatcctacctttctttgtttctgtctaTGTATCTGATTTTATCTCTGTTTCCGGCTCAtctctgtaaacacacacacacacacactctctctctctctctctctctctctctctctctctctctctctctctctctctctctctctccctgtctccattTTGTTCATCTCAATTTCTCTTTCTAATATTCCAAattgcattttttcatatttattcttttctctcatctcattatttctctctcttttttttcctgttctttcgaAATCTCATCCCTAGCGTCGTTTGCAAATCCTTCTTCTGCCACATTTCAAGGCTAAGGGACCGACTGtttccaccacacccacacgtGAACGTGACTTTATTCTATGACAATTGCTGACTCACTGCATTGATAGACACCAGGACGCACGTGAAGTTACTGAGCGCGGCGTTGAGGTGAGTAGCGGCCCGGGCCAGAGTGTCAGCGTCCCACAGAGGTCCGCCCGCCACGTGGTTTGGctgatacaggagagagaaaaagaactaaTTATCTTGTTATAATGAACTTAGGTAATGGCAATGTTAGGTAATATTCGGGGCTACTAAGATTAAAAAGGATTTCAGTTGCATTttataggaaataaaagagatagaaaaagagaagggaaaaaacttATCATTCAAGTGTTATGGTATTTCTTTTAATAGAGGCAGCCAGATAACTATATATTGTCGCTCGCtttttaaatgaaaaatgaaatgaagtgttATAAAGTAAAGcgtggataaagaaaaagaacgttTGGTTAATATAAGCAGCTTGCATTTTCATTACACATACTATTACACACATTAGCATAACtgttatcataatcatcatcctcGCGACAATAGTCCCTGCCATTACTATTTAGTGCACGGGCATCACCCATCAGGGTCACCACCAAGACCACTACTATTTTCCTCGCCATCATTATTACatacattaccatcaccattatcactagcaacatcaccatcattatcatcatcactacttttcatactaccaccattatcaccaccactaccattattataccaccaccaccaccactatcaccaccaccaccatcacttacaAGCCCATTACAAGTTGCCCCGAAGCCACACGTGGATTGATATTACGATGTTTCTTATTAGTCAGCGTTAAGCAACCGCAAGACGTAAAGAGAACGAGAACAAAGgtgagatgaaggaaatgacAGTATTAGCAGCTAACTAGACTATCAGAAgtagtgagggtggtggtgggtgctggtgatggtgatggtgatggtggtagtggtataatctactactactaactactactactactactactactactactactactactactactactactactactactgctactactactagtactagtactaaaTACTTctgtaccgccaccaccaccattaccactactactactactactactactactactactactactactactactactactactactactactactgctgctgctgctgctgttgctgctactgttgctgctgctgttgctgatgataataataataataataataataataataataataatgataataataataataataataaaaataataatagtaataacgataataataataatgataataataataataatataataataataataataataataataataataataataataataataataatgataataataataatgataataataataatgataataataataataataataataataataataataataataataatgataatgataatgataataagaataacaataatatggtTCGCCATggcatagaaaagaaaatgacccGATGAAAGCTTGAGCAGAAACTATAGGTAGTATTTGGAGTAGTTTACTtcattgttagagagagagagagagagagagagagagagagagagagagagagagagagagagagagagagagagagagacctgcaggAAACGGAAATGAGCGTGCAAGACGAGAGGTGAGGAggtgcgttgttgttgttgttgttgttgttgtcgttgtggtggtggttgctgttattgttgtcgtttttgttgttgttgttgttgttgttgtgctgttgacgctgttgttgttgttgttgttgttgttgttgttgttgctgttgttgttgttgttattgttgttgttgctgctgctgctgttgctgcctttttttttttttacggggtGGGAAACTGGccaggggcaacaaaaattgaaataaaaaaggcttactgggttgccagttccctttatGTTCatatgagttatccaaaattcagggacaactTCTCtcaagaagtcaagttgtatgaagatggaaatacagaagcaggagggaatttgagagtttaccagaaaaaggtatgaatgatagagagtacttgtattagagagttggacagaataggggtgagaggagaagaaagccttgtgcagcgaggccgcaggagtgGAGGCATgcggttagcaagatcagtagagcagttagcatgaaaatagctactactgataatgttgttgctgttgttgttgttgttgttgttgttgttgttgttgttgtagataatgatgattataataatagtagtaataataatgataaatgataatgtCGTCCCTCTTTCTCGTGAAtgagtggcagtgatggtgataaatATGGCATGAGgcgaggagggtgaggaaggacGCAACCCGCGTtttaggaggggaagagggtacGAAGACACGTGATCCTCGGAAGAGGATTGGGAGGGacagtggggaggaggagttgaaggaTTAATAACTTAAGGGATGCCGGAGAAGAATTACATaatctatgatgaaaagataaaagaggaacaaagaaaaagtaaaggaaaaggaatgattctcggaaaggggaggaggtgagagggaggggagagttgGAAGATGAAGTAGAGACATAGCTAAAAAGAAGTAACAGGACctataaggaaagaataatagaggaataagaaagaagtatagaaagaaaaatcaagaagtaggaagaaaagaagagagacacgataaagggaaagagataaagggaagatatgggagatgaaatgagaggaaggaaatataaaagctacgagagaaaaaaacaaacaaatagcaACTAGAATAAGTggaaagaagaagcaaaggGTGAATCAGATGAAGTAGAAACCGAAAGTAACATATTACATTAATtaagaaatagtaaagaaataaaggcgaatgcaaaacaaaaaccaggaaaggaaaataaagaaagaggaaactggtccatgaatgaaaataacagcGAGCTTAAGAAGATGAAACGGAAGTCATgaagaaagaacaataaaggagtggatggaaagagggagaatgattaaaagaaaaggtcAACAGAACAAAGACGCAGGAAGTCAAAGAGGTATGATCTGCGCAGCGAGAAGTACCACTCCCTCTgttgtcattctctcttctGCGCCTCGCTCATCCTCAGCATGGAGGACCTCACCTGCTGTGGggaggtggtagcagtggtggtggatgagtggTCGCTCgtggggaaggagaggtggggTGTGAGGAGTCTGTTGTAATAGATGTCCTTGCTGGAATCGCGAGGATGGAAGGAGGTCACAACCCTCTTGGTTCGCTGCGGGAGGAGAAGCCGTCATCACTTGCATCACCGTCATCTGTAGCAGCGGCACTCCTCTGCACGCCCTTGCAACGTCTCATGGTGGGTGGGAGCTGGGAAACAGTGTGTAGTGGTGTCTTTGTGTGGATTTCCGGGCCGTAGTACTCAAGCACATTATGACCGTAGTAACTGCTAAAGAGTTGTTTATCTCTCAGGGAAAAGTCATAACTACGCCTCGTTGTGATATGCAAAAGGTTTAAAGCCAGTCTTATATCTTAGTTTCGGTAATTTTTCCGTAGAGTTTGACAGAGTTGTGGTCACGTGGAGACTTGAGTGATGTACAGTACACATAGTGAGCTTCATGGCGCCTCCTTGGCCTTGATCTTGTGTTCAGCCACGGGTGTTGCCAGTGGCTAAATCTATTCTTACTTACTGGAGTACATTACATACAGTTGTCCTAAGTAGCAGTGTCATATTCTACAATTCTTTGACATAAAGAAATCAGTATTGAATATCAGTTTGTACTTCCAACTTTCGCATCCCAGTTCTTGGTACTTGCGGAACTCTAATTGTAAAGCAATACCTTACTTTTTACTGCCATCTCTGTTCGATTCGGTATGAAATTCTCTACACTTTAAAAATATGTGCATGCATCGCCAGATTGTGGAAAAATGAGGGGCACAACCAATCACTCCAGCTCTCTCACGCCACAGTCATCCCCAACCAGACCTCCAAGTCACCTTCCTCCGGGCGCGATTATAAATAACACCTTCAAGACGCCGCGGGAAAATTCCCTTTTCACTCACTGGAGGGAGGCAATGGGCGGGGCAGTAGGCAACTCCTGGAAGTGTGTGATCTAAAGGCCTGAGGGAGCCTTGTGACGCAGCCCACAAGCGTGACGACCAGGGACGGCGGGACTCCTCCCTCCGCCCACCTGCTGCGGCGCCAAACTGAACAGGTTGTAACCCAAAAACGATGAATTGTTTTGAGTTTTTGGTTGTCATCAGATATTTTTTCATGTGTAAAGTGAAGTAAGTGTGATAAAAACAGAAGCTAATTGACCTTGTATTCCCTATACACTCTTAGGCAGTGTTGGTATCGTAAAcaagaatgagataaaaatgGATATGTAGCAACTCGTACAGCTTTAAGTAAATGcgcactttattttctttcagagccacggaaatacagaagtaacgTGAGTAAAAATGAGTATACACGTTATGGAAATTCTGAAAAATACGGAAAATAGTCAATTATAACACTGGAAAATAATAATTGTTTTACTAATTCACTCCAGAAGAAGACTTTTCTCTAGGAACATTCTACTTATAAAATTAATTCAAAATGCTTCCCCATAATGATACTGATGAAACTGGAATGAAGGTGAATATTTCGTAAGGGATTCTCACTAGGTAGAGTTAACTGACAAAAACCACATGTACGTTACAAGCGCGCTCAGTGTTGCCACATCCGGTGCATAACACGCCGCAAAATTTAATCATGATCACAGCGAGGCTCTTCAACGAATCTCGCGAAAATGAGAGTGTGGGCAAGAATGTGTGACACTGTGAGATAAATGAAGTTAGGAACGGGGAGAATGATAAAAACACCCTCTTCTTGTATCCCGATCAGGCAGgcattccttccatttctctgaTTCCTTCTCCCGTTCCTCGTACTTATTCTCCCGCATCACTCTCACTTGCCTCAGTGTCCTATCTAGTGCAGGCACATCCTTCAatcttctctccactcctttCCACACAATTCAAATCCCACGCAAgctccaatatttcttttaaatatagatagatgaataaacaaatgattAAACATGTTGAGGTGGTGTGAGGGCGAGCCAGGTAAAGGTAGGAGCAAATGAAAGCGAGAGCAGCTCAGGATGAAGGCAGGTGAAAACGCGAGTAGATGAAAGCGAAGGCAGGTAAGGGCGAGAGAAGGTTAGGGACAGACCAGGTCAGGACGAGACCACGTCATGGGGAGGTCATGTCAGGGAAAGGATAGCTTGGGTTGGTCACCTTGTctgagtagaagtagaagtggtggcccgaggtggtgatgaaggtgttCTGTGGATAACGCAGGCACGTCAGCTTGGCGCCCCGCACCTCCCTTAATTGGCGGTGATAGTTAGCGGTCCCCAAGCAGTGTTGCATCACCTGTCAAATAACAAGTAATCTTCAGTACACCTCAGCACACCTCAGTAACAATTGTTTAcaccatttttattattgttatttttacttacattttagTCATTTCTATATcatattctatttatctatttatttatttattcttgctGTTCATTTTATTGCGATggctctattactactactactactactactactactactactactactactactactagaaagacaacaacaacaataacaacagctactactactactactgttactactacaactactcctactactactactactactactactactactactactactagaaagaaaacaacaacaacaacaataacaacaactactactactactactactactactactactactactactactactactactactactactactactattagtagaaagacaacaacaacaataacaacaactactactactactgttactactactactactactactactactactactactactactagtattactgctATGCCTGCTGTTGTTCCTGcttctgctattattattttatcattataattattattatcattattattattattattattattactattattattattattattactatcattatcattattgttgttattagtaatattatcattattactattaatgttatcattattttttattactattattattagttattatcattattattattatcattattattattattattattattattattattattattattattattattattattattatcattattatcattattattattattattatgattattattatcattattattactattattaccattatcattactattattatcattgttattgttgctcatgtttctgttgttgttgttgttattatcattattattattattatcattattattattattattattattattattattattattattattattatcattattattattattattattattgttattattatcattatcattattattattattatttttattattaataatcaGTAAGGGTAAAAGGAAGGCAGGATCAGAGAAGGGGGGTGAGGTgtgatgtcagagagagagagagagagagtgagtgaggcgcGATGTCagtgcgggagagagagagagagagagagagagagagagagagagtgaggcggtGGTGGGAGCTGGATTAGGACATGGGAGGTATCCCGGTGAGCTGACGGTTGGTGAAACTTATACCGACTTtctaaataaaatacatgaaggtcagatagccaacattccatataaaacaataaaatcacaaagcaacgatcctaagtggatgacagacagattaaagcgATGCTTAGGGCAAAAGAGGAATATATgtaagaggctaaaggcaggagGTGAGGCTTTAAGGCCAATATACCACAAATTAGTAAGAACAGTGAAGAGCTTAAGCTTAAGCtccctaattccatctatcttcgtcatccatgaacttatctaaccttcttttaaagctccctattgactcacccctgactacatgaccactgagaccgttccactcatgaaccactctgtttgaaaaccaatttcttcccatttctttcctaaacctggatttttcaagtttgaacccattatttctggttctgtccccactACTGATCATAAGAACTtcgttcatgtcccctttgttaacacccctataccacttatatacttctatcaggtctcctcttaacctacgtctctctagggaatgcaaattgagtttcttcagtctctcttcataaggaatatccctcattccctgtatcttttagtcatcctcctttgcactgactccaacagagctatgtccttcctgaattgtggggaccagaattgtaccgcatagtcaagatgtggcctgaccagcgccaagtataattttagtattacttcaggactcctgcttttaacacttctaaaaatgaatcctaatactctattcgccttatttctggcctcaatacattgcttccttgtaccgagatcagagctaactatgactcctaaatctttctcatacttggaacttcctagtgccacgttatctatcgtgtacctattgcttggattatctctacctacgctcagtaccctgcacttgttaatattgaactgcattagccatctatctgtccattctttcatcctatccaagtctgccTGCAAAGGGccatcggacctaattaatctacctatctttgtgtcgtcagCAAATTTACTAATGCCACTATTAACTctactatccaagtcgttgatatattagaaataacaatggccctaaaactgagccctgtggcaccccactaactacttttccccactcggaattagatccattaattactaccctttgtcgcctgtcgtctaaccacgctttaatccagcctaatattctaccttcAATACtgtgtgctttaaccttttttaagagcctctgatGAGGTatcttgtcaaaggctttactgaaatctaagtatataATGTCATAACTTTCACCTTTATCTGCCgtctcataaaccttactataaaagctcaacaagtttgtaagacacgacttccccttcgtaaatccatgttgtgtgtgattcatcaagccgtgtttgtccAGGTGTTCCCGAATGTTTTCCACTAtcattgattccattaatttacccacaactgaagttaagctgacaggcctctaattaga contains:
- the LOC123519818 gene encoding uncharacterized protein LOC123519818, with amino-acid sequence MLQRVGALLYLLAAALAHEDTFLDKYAFTKVMQHCLGTANYHRQLREVRGAKLTCLRYPQNTFITTSGHHFYFYSDKRTKRVVTSFHPRDSSKDIYYNRLLTPHLSFPTSDHSSTTTATTSPQQPNHVAGGPLWDADTLARAATHLNAALSNFTCVLVSINAIDEELRVKQDSFVNHYYLTIPDDQLKIDLIQNIYYCHEASEGLPLEQEYHSPLHARLHRLMFFLKCEKRKRLAACLKHDIRANLNQFNLSGFPGSGSGSDVADEVLALLVGADGIKDLDLYY